Below is a genomic region from Cyanobacteriota bacterium.
CGCCTAGAGATGATCGGTACCGTATATGCCTACTGGTCAGCCTATGACATCTGGTTGCAGATTAACAGCGTAGAGCGCAACCGTCGCCGTTACACATTAATGGCAGCGAACCTAGCGCCACTTGTTAGCAAAGCTACTTACAATTTAGCAGTAATGCTCAGTGGTTACCAAAGCCGTGTTGGGCAAGTTCAAAGTCAATATGCCCTATCGTCTTTTCCAAAAGATATCCAGAGCTTTAGCGACACAGTTCAGCAAGCTATTCTTCAGCAGGATCGGTTAGCCGTGTTAGTGCAGGGAATTCCTGGCACAGGCAAAACTGCCTGGACTCAAGCCATGGCTAAGGAGGTCTTAGTACCACTCCGCTATGTGATTTTTATCTTGGATCATGATGCAGTCGAGCACTTTATCCCACCCGCCTACCTAGAACGGATCTGCATTATCATTAACGAGGCCGATAACCTAGCGCAGGATCGCTCCCTGGAGATTGCACAACGAACCAGCAAGACCGAACATATTCTCAGCCTGCTAGACGGCACGCTGTATCAAAGCGTAGTGGATGAGAGTAGTGTCCAGGTGCAACAAAAATTGGTAATCTTGATGACCTGCAACACGTCTGAGCGGCTAGATCCAGCTATGCTCCGCAAGGGTAGAGTCGATCTTACCTTTGAATTTACCCACCGCTTTGTATAGAAAAAGATTGTTGATGGCGTTGCTACAGGCGAGGATTAGAACGATCCTGCACCCGTGCGCAGTTGTACAAGCAATTGATGCAGGTCTGCTTTGGCAGTTGGTACTTCTGGTAAGGCACTAGCTTGACTAGCATCCTCTAACAGCCGCTGAAGCCGTTGATACTCGCCATGATGGAATGGAACATCAGCATGGGTAAGTGCGATGTCGTCTGAACCTGTAACTTTGCTAGCGATTAAATCTGAAAGATAAGAAAGCTGAAAGTCTTGATTAAGGCTATTAAGGTTGGTATTAATTGTTCCCGATCGCATGAGGTGAATGCCTGTTAGCAACGCTCGATAGGCATAGAGCAAGGGTTTAATTTGGTGGGGCGGTTGCTGGAACATATGCCAGTAGGTTGATGCTAAGCCAGCATAGTGATACAAATGATGCCGGGTAATACATTTGGGAACGATCGCTCGCAACCTATCGTGGTGCGGTGTAGTGTATAGGATCAACGGGGAACAGAGGTGCTCCAAAGCTGCTCCATTTTTCTTCAGCAGTAGCAGAGAAAACTTCTTGAGATCGTGCAGATCAACATTGATAACTAGTGATGCAGTTGTAGCATTGGCCTGGCGCACCGCTGAGATAGACTCGTTGGCCACCTCTAGGCCCACGACGGCTGAGACTGGTAGAATATAGGCTCCTCGCACGTCATAGGCTGAGTTTGGAGACGGAAACCCATACAGATGATCACCACTCAGGGTCGCGAATACCATCGGGTAGGGCGAAGCTACAACCTGAGCAATCTGAGCAATAGTCTCCCGTAGATCATCATCCACCACAGCATTGCTGACACTAGTCACGCTCGCCTAGCACCATCTGGAGAATGATTGGCTCACCATTAGCTTCATGGTAGCGATCTGCCCAAGCCCGAATGGTTTCATCTAGCTCAGCGATCGCAGCATCTATGCGATCAGCGGGAATATCTAACTCTTCCAAAATCCGAATGGTTTTAGGTTTTTGATCAGCCCAGTCCTTCATCAGTCGGAAGAACCGTGCTGTATCTTCCACCATGATATAAGTACGCTCTTCCTCGTCAGCAGGGGAGTAAGATGCGCGAGTTAGGGCGTAGAAGGGCATTCCCCAAGGAGAATCAATGCGAGTAACCGTGCCAGAATAAATCAAGCGGCGCTTGATATGCTCAGCTAGAGCTTCACTAAGGGGTAACCGGCGCTCAGGAGGCAAGTTTTCTTGCGATCGAGCATGTAAAAACTCAATCAAGTCCATGAACTGGAATGAGTTGACAATTTGGGCATCAGGCAAGTTAGGCGGCAAGCGCTGCTCAATGTGACGCTTCTCTTCAGCCGTAAAGCTAGTGCCCGAAATTCTAGATATGCCCGGCTGCCAAGGATATTGCTCTAACCATACATAGGGAAACTGAATCAAGTAGCGTGGCTCTTGAGAACCCAGCATCTTTAACAATTTGCCCTTCGTTAGTGCCTCCCGAACCTCCTCAACAATAACCTTGACTCGTTTTGGCTCGATGTGGTGCAGGTGCCCTGTCATACGTAAATTTTGACCTTGCTCCAGATAGGTCATGTAGATAGCACACTTGGCAGCCGTTGCCGCTGCGTCCAAGAAAGCGCCATGGCGATGACCACTCGTTCGCATAGCACTAAAGGCAAGGTATAGCATAATCTGATCCATTGCGCTGGGGCTAAGGCGCTTAATCAGATCAAGGTCGTTTGTCATAGTCACGGATATAGCGGCACAACATTACACGTATGCATTCCAGAGAGCACCCGATCAAAGCAATTCACATAGAAACCTGAGTCATCACAGACTAGGCCGAATCAAATCTTGGGATCCTCAGCGTAGAGCCTTAAATTTGACCGATAACTTGTCATTATCTTACTAAAGAATCTTAGGAATGTTATACCGATGTGCACAGATATATTGTCATTGCTAAATAAATTCAGCAACCTGTAGGACTAAATCTGTGCTAGCGGCCACTACCCCGGTAGGACGCATCACGTTCTACATCCTCTGATGCTATAGTGCTGAGAGCAACTTGGGGTTGAATATACTGGAGAGCGACGATCGTTGGTAGAACAGCTAGCGCTGCAATTCCTAGGGCAATTAGGTTAGTACCTAACTTTTTAGTGTTGGTACGCATAGAAACCTCCGTATCAGTGGGGACTATGAACTGTTACGGGGGTTTATTGACAAATCAGGATAAGCTTGAGGAATTCTCAGGCAGCACGTTAATAGCCTCTACTAACAGCCAGTTACCTGATGGGTTATAGCGGCCTTGCACAGAGATACGTTGACCTGTTGTCAGCCTAGCCAACTGGTTATCTACCTCGTTCCTAAGAGTGACCAGCGCTAGAGTACCCACAGTCAGCCTATGAGGTCGCTGGAGCGTTATGGTGTAGTGCTGCTCTCCATGCCGATGAAAAACACCTGTCCAGTCTTGATCCCAGGCTTGTGTAGTCAGAGTTGGTGAGCTAGGTTGAGCAGCGATAGGAGCATTGCCATCCGGCGGATAAGCATCGGGATGATCTAGATAGTACTGTTGCCAAGTCAGCCATTGGGGATGGTAAGGAGGCAGGTTAAACAGTGGGATAACGGCAAGGGGTGCAAGTGGATCAGTAAGCAAAGCATCCTGCAACAGACGAACAGGCAGTTCTCGAGGCTGGCAACGACGCTCGATGCAAAGAGCAGCAGCCATGCCCGCAGCCTGACCAATCCCTAGTACAGTGGGTTGCAGGCGAGTAGCGCCATTAGCAATGTGGGAGACAGCAATATTTTTCTCACAGACCAACAAACCGTCAACGGTAGCAGGAATCAGTGCCCCATAGGGAATAGTAAAGGGAGTGCCCGTCCAGCGTCCACCCCAGCGAATAGACTTGGATGTCAGCGGTAAGTCGTAGTTGGGATAGTGGTGATCGTTGGCATAGTTACCAAGGGCAATCGCTTGGACAGATCCGGTAGCGTCTAGGGGGAGGGCCGCAACTCGTCCTTGGGGCATGGGTAAAATGTCTTGCTCACGAATGGTAGTGACACCCTGGAGGCGGCGACTTTCTCGATAGTAAGGATGTAGAGCGTAGGCAGACAGCGCATGGGGAAAGATGTCTGCAAGGCCATAGCGCCGACCGAGCTGAGTTTGAATATGACAAGCAAAGCTTTGACTATGCCAGAGACTTTCCTGGAGGAACTCAGCAGCAGCTTGGGGCGATTGCAATAGCCGATCAATACCTTCTCCGTAGTCATTGCCGTGGATAGGCCAGTTGATCATAAAGCGATCGCCGGGCAGCCGTCCATAGTTCAGAAACGTCTCCGCCCCATACTGTTCCCAAGCTCCGGCAAATTTTTCTGGCGTGTGGATTGGTGGCGGGGGAATAGCTGGAGCACTGTTACCCTCCCCTACATCTTGCAAGATCACGACCCAAGTCGGAACTTGCACCGGATAGCGTTGGGTCAGTTCGTTAGCAGCCACAGGCGCACTTGGTTCTCCCCACTCGGCCTGCCATTCCCATCCCCAACGGTGAGGCACCTCTCCTAACGCTAGTACCTCCCCTAACTCGGTACCATCCAAAATCAGGTGGGCATAGACTCGCAGGTGGGCAAATTGCACATAGGTAAGCCGATCGTCTCGGCGACCAACCGCTAGTGGTGCGCCACCTACAATCCACTGCAAATTAGGCAACGCCTGCGCCCAGTCGGCAAAAATCTCCGCTCCGATACGGGGATCATAGGTAAAGAAACTCACCCAGCCATGATCCAAGCCCTGTGGCTGGCGATGCTGAAGCTCCCGCAGGAAAGCTCCCCACAAACCTGTCTGAAAAGCCAGCAGCTCATTGCCATCGGGAGCAGCAACTCCAGCAGATGTCAACATGCCTCCCAACCAACTATGCTCGCTAACAAGAACTGTTTGGACACCCCGACGTGCCGCTTGCAGAGCTGCTGCGGTGCCTCCAGTGCCTCCGCCTACTACTAGCACCTCCGTTGTGAGTTCATCCACTCTTGTTGGTTCTCCTCCGATGGGTAATCGGGCTAACGATCGTCAGACTGACGCAAACAGTTCTGAAATGGGCTGTGGGTTGATCTCAGGACGAGACACAATTTCTACAATTTTGTTGTGGGCTGCGGGATGCATCAGGGCTGCTACACAAACCTGGGCAACCTTAGTGCGAGGGATGCTGCCTTCAAACAGGGTATCAGCTTTGCCCATCACAATCGCGGAGGTGTCATCAGTATTTTTCAGCCCACCAGGACGAACGATCGTGTAGGTCAGACCACTTTTTTGCAGATACTCCTCTGCCTGTTTTTTCCATAGCAGTACTAGCCAGAACAGGTTGAGGGGATGAAATAATTGAGATACACAGAGGGATGACACTAAAACAAAGTGTTGAATACCCTTGGCCTTAGCCACGTCAACCAAGTTTTTAGTGCCCTCAAAATCCACCTTATAGGGGCCAGTAGGGTCAAGGCTAGGTCTTGCACCTGTTGCGCATAGGAGGACAGTGCAGTCAGCGATCGCAGGGGCCAATTTATCAGCCTGCAATACATCCCCTACCACCAGTTCAACTTGAGGAGGCAAAATTGCTTGAGCAGTGTCCAAATTACGCACCAGTGCACGCACTGGAATGTTTTGAGCAACTAGTTCCTGCACAATGCGACGACCTGTCTCGCCCGTTGCCCCAGCTACAAATGCTTTCATACCGCCTTAACTCAAATATCAATTTCTATGACATCGACTTCTATTGTCATTGGTTAGGGGTCGTTTGTCATTGGTAGTCATCGGCCATCGCTCATGGAACAACCAGCCATTTCTGGAAGGAACCTCGTGATGCCCACATATAGCCAAAGGAGCAGATTTAGACAGGAAATTGAGTTGTATCGTCATCCTCTTCACTAGCCGCATCAGTTGGATTCGTCGCCGTTTTTGGCTCAGTCAAAAATGTCTTAATGCGAGCTGATGGGTCGGGTTGATCGGTTGCGGTCTTCCTAGGGGTCATCGTCTTGCTGAAAACATGAACAGCTAGCGGATCCAAAGAAATTTGAATCTTTGGGCCAGTACTACCGAGACGCATCACCATACCATCAGTAGCTTTTGTCTTCGTAATGCGCTCTTGGTTCACATAGGTGCCATTCGCACCCAAACTAGTGATTTCCCACCAACCTTCAGGGGTTAGCCTCATCTCAACATGATGGCGCGAGACAACCGCACTATAGACAACCACATCATTATCGCTAGCACGGCCTATTCGCACCAGCGGCTCGACAGGAAACGACCAACTTTGTACAGGAGTAGCCTGAATTGGATGTAAAAGACTCAGAATTATCACAAATACTCAGGACAATTACTAACGGGTCTAATGGATTAGTAGCTCAGCAACAAGTGCAAAAATTTAGTACTCAGCATTGAGAGTTGAACTACTGACTTGTAGATCACTAAGCTGAATTAGAGTATTCCCAAGAACTGCTGTCAATTCACAACAAAGATTTGTGCAATGACAACACTATAGATCCTGCCCTAGCAGTGTCTTTAACAAACTCATCCAGTAGTCTACTTGGATGTTGTCTAAATAGAAACAGTAGCTAGCCTATCGTACAGACACTCGGCATAGCACACATTATTCCAATTCAAGGGCGAACGATGGGATTCGAACCCACGAATGGTGGAACCACAATCCACTGCCTTAACCGCTTGGCTACGCTCGCCATACAGCCCCTAATTCTAACACAGTTTCTTATGAGGTTGAGAGGGTGTACCGAACTTTTGCTACGGACTGTGAGTAACTCTAGGGATTCATCGACACTCATTGACCTAGATCAATCAACTTGTGATTAATAGTTGTTCAATTGCCTAACGCTGATAGTGTCTTCGAGGTTAAGAAATTCTGGAACAATCAACTCCTCTGGAATAAGTTTGCTTAAAGTTAAGTACATGTAAACTGGCTGTGTTGACGATCGATATGGAAACCCACGATCTAATTATGCTAAT
It encodes:
- the hetR gene encoding heterocyst differentiation master regulator HetR, with translation MTNDLDLIKRLSPSAMDQIMLYLAFSAMRTSGHRHGAFLDAAATAAKCAIYMTYLEQGQNLRMTGHLHHIEPKRVKVIVEEVREALTKGKLLKMLGSQEPRYLIQFPYVWLEQYPWQPGISRISGTSFTAEEKRHIEQRLPPNLPDAQIVNSFQFMDLIEFLHARSQENLPPERRLPLSEALAEHIKRRLIYSGTVTRIDSPWGMPFYALTRASYSPADEEERTYIMVEDTARFFRLMKDWADQKPKTIRILEELDIPADRIDAAIAELDETIRAWADRYHEANGEPIILQMVLGERD
- a CDS encoding ATP-binding protein produces the protein RLEMIGTVYAYWSAYDIWLQINSVERNRRRYTLMAANLAPLVSKATYNLAVMLSGYQSRVGQVQSQYALSSFPKDIQSFSDTVQQAILQQDRLAVLVQGIPGTGKTAWTQAMAKEVLVPLRYVIFILDHDAVEHFIPPAYLERICIIINEADNLAQDRSLEIAQRTSKTEHILSLLDGTLYQSVVDESSVQVQQKLVILMTCNTSERLDPAMLRKGRVDLTFEFTHRFV
- a CDS encoding FAD-dependent oxidoreductase, yielding MDELTTEVLVVGGGTGGTAAALQAARRGVQTVLVSEHSWLGGMLTSAGVAAPDGNELLAFQTGLWGAFLRELQHRQPQGLDHGWVSFFTYDPRIGAEIFADWAQALPNLQWIVGGAPLAVGRRDDRLTYVQFAHLRVYAHLILDGTELGEVLALGEVPHRWGWEWQAEWGEPSAPVAANELTQRYPVQVPTWVVILQDVGEGNSAPAIPPPPIHTPEKFAGAWEQYGAETFLNYGRLPGDRFMINWPIHGNDYGEGIDRLLQSPQAAAEFLQESLWHSQSFACHIQTQLGRRYGLADIFPHALSAYALHPYYRESRRLQGVTTIREQDILPMPQGRVAALPLDATGSVQAIALGNYANDHHYPNYDLPLTSKSIRWGGRWTGTPFTIPYGALIPATVDGLLVCEKNIAVSHIANGATRLQPTVLGIGQAAGMAAALCIERRCQPRELPVRLLQDALLTDPLAPLAVIPLFNLPPYHPQWLTWQQYYLDHPDAYPPDGNAPIAAQPSSPTLTTQAWDQDWTGVFHRHGEQHYTITLQRPHRLTVGTLALVTLRNEVDNQLARLTTGQRISVQGRYNPSGNWLLVEAINVLPENSSSLS
- a CDS encoding FHA domain-containing protein translates to MIILSLLHPIQATPVQSWSFPVEPLVRIGRASDNDVVVYSAVVSRHHVEMRLTPEGWWEITSLGANGTYVNQERITKTKATDGMVMRLGSTGPKIQISLDPLAVHVFSKTMTPRKTATDQPDPSARIKTFLTEPKTATNPTDAASEEDDDTTQFPV
- a CDS encoding nucleotidyltransferase domain-containing protein; protein product: MTSVSNAVVDDDLRETIAQIAQVVASPYPMVFATLSGDHLYGFPSPNSAYDVRGAYILPVSAVVGLEVANESISAVRQANATTASLVINVDLHDLKKFSLLLLKKNGAALEHLCSPLILYTTPHHDRLRAIVPKCITRHHLYHYAGLASTYWHMFQQPPHQIKPLLYAYRALLTGIHLMRSGTINTNLNSLNQDFQLSYLSDLIASKVTGSDDIALTHADVPFHHGEYQRLQRLLEDASQASALPEVPTAKADLHQLLVQLRTGAGSF
- a CDS encoding SDR family oxidoreductase, which gives rise to MKAFVAGATGETGRRIVQELVAQNIPVRALVRNLDTAQAILPPQVELVVGDVLQADKLAPAIADCTVLLCATGARPSLDPTGPYKVDFEGTKNLVDVAKAKGIQHFVLVSSLCVSQLFHPLNLFWLVLLWKKQAEEYLQKSGLTYTIVRPGGLKNTDDTSAIVMGKADTLFEGSIPRTKVAQVCVAALMHPAAHNKIVEIVSRPEINPQPISELFASV